A part of Microbacterium terregens genomic DNA contains:
- a CDS encoding helix-turn-helix transcriptional regulator — protein sequence MTDGLTERLAGRVAAYRADRGLSQERLAEHAGLHRTYVGQIERGTANASLAAVEKIAAALEIDTDRLLCSGGLNG from the coding sequence GTGACAGATGGCCTTACTGAACGACTAGCGGGTCGAGTCGCCGCGTACCGGGCTGATCGTGGATTGAGCCAGGAACGTCTGGCGGAACACGCGGGACTTCACCGAACTTATGTCGGTCAAATCGAGCGCGGAACGGCCAACGCGAGCCTTGCCGCTGTCGAGAAGATCGCTGCCGCTCTAGAAATCGACACAGACCGACTTCTCTGCTCAGGCGGGCTGAATGGCTGA
- a CDS encoding DNA methyltransferase produces the protein MTLPGLELLEPTASKRSRRAAVTFEGGLDAPFHRWFRLTPSFSPDLVRGWLSKYGITPGQTVLEPFAGAGTTNIVAKELGIDSIGVEINPFLAFVGQTSVDWTPTAQQLRDASARVVATARESVLRGPHDPEAFAAFLGDSLPPIHNVSRWWRDQVLRELVAVRHAINQQDAALANHLKLALAQIVYSTANITLGRLQVAFVNRSHHEIHVFEPFSQMVEKMAADLGISDDFPTATATIHNADSTILDFVEDGSIDAVFTSPPYPNRYSYVWNTRPHLYLLEFISTSKEAAALDMQTIGGTWGSATSRLMKGVVEPRPIVEKAAGAVIERLHEESTLMGNYVTKYFNSMDIQVGAVRPKLRDGAHVGYVVGNSESKGIMVETHEILGEIFLANGFDQVEQDVLRKRNSGVGLTEVTVSARASN, from the coding sequence ATGACACTTCCCGGGCTGGAACTCCTCGAACCGACCGCATCAAAACGGTCGCGTCGCGCTGCCGTGACGTTCGAAGGTGGGCTCGATGCTCCGTTCCATCGATGGTTCCGCCTTACTCCGAGTTTCTCGCCGGATCTCGTACGAGGGTGGCTATCGAAGTACGGCATCACACCTGGGCAGACCGTGCTGGAGCCCTTCGCTGGAGCGGGAACGACCAACATCGTCGCCAAGGAGTTGGGGATCGACTCCATCGGTGTAGAGATCAATCCATTTCTCGCGTTCGTCGGCCAAACCTCCGTCGACTGGACGCCAACGGCGCAACAACTCCGGGATGCCTCCGCACGCGTGGTGGCCACCGCTAGAGAGTCTGTCCTACGCGGACCGCACGACCCCGAGGCGTTTGCAGCGTTCCTAGGCGACTCCCTGCCACCAATCCACAACGTCAGTCGTTGGTGGCGAGATCAGGTTCTCCGCGAGTTGGTGGCTGTCCGTCACGCCATCAACCAACAGGATGCCGCCCTCGCAAACCACTTGAAGTTGGCACTCGCTCAGATCGTCTACTCAACCGCGAACATCACGCTTGGACGCTTGCAGGTTGCCTTCGTGAATCGCTCGCACCACGAGATCCACGTATTCGAGCCGTTCAGTCAGATGGTCGAGAAGATGGCCGCAGATCTGGGGATCTCAGACGACTTTCCCACCGCAACCGCGACGATACACAACGCAGACAGCACCATCCTCGATTTCGTGGAGGACGGGTCCATCGACGCGGTGTTCACCTCGCCGCCGTATCCGAATCGCTACAGTTACGTCTGGAACACCCGCCCCCACCTTTACCTCCTCGAGTTCATCTCCACTTCGAAGGAGGCTGCCGCTCTGGACATGCAGACCATCGGAGGCACCTGGGGAAGTGCAACGAGCCGACTGATGAAGGGTGTTGTTGAGCCCCGCCCCATCGTGGAGAAGGCTGCCGGTGCCGTGATCGAGCGCCTGCACGAAGAGTCGACGCTCATGGGCAATTACGTGACCAAGTACTTCAACTCGATGGATATCCAGGTCGGAGCAGTTCGCCCAAAACTGCGCGACGGCGCGCATGTTGGCTATGTTGTTGGGAATTCCGAGTCCAAGGGCATCATGGTCGAGACTCACGAGATCCTCGGAGAGATCTTTCTAGCGAATGGGTTTGATCAGGTGGAGCAGGACGTTCTCCGCAAACGAAACAGCGGAGTGGGTCTGACCGAAGTGACGGTGAGCGCTCGCGCATCGAATTAA
- a CDS encoding NUDIX hydrolase, which produces MDTRIAAYAVIIDADDRILLAHWNEGRRAAWTLPGGGLEPGEDPEHAARREVREETGYRAAVGELLGIHSRVIPATRRLTPGATGPLHALRIVYRGRVTGGRLRNETNGSTDRAEWFPLQSLHALRRVKLVDIGLRMAERRD; this is translated from the coding sequence ATGGACACGCGGATCGCGGCATACGCCGTCATCATCGACGCTGATGATCGCATCCTGCTCGCCCACTGGAACGAGGGACGCCGCGCGGCGTGGACCCTTCCCGGTGGCGGGCTCGAGCCCGGTGAGGACCCGGAGCACGCAGCCCGCCGCGAGGTGCGTGAGGAGACGGGCTATCGGGCGGCCGTGGGCGAGCTCCTCGGCATCCATTCTCGTGTGATCCCCGCGACGCGACGCCTCACGCCCGGAGCGACCGGCCCGCTGCATGCTCTTCGCATCGTGTACCGCGGGCGGGTCACCGGGGGACGTCTGCGCAACGAGACCAATGGGTCCACCGACCGCGCGGAGTGGTTCCCGCTTCAGAGCCTGCACGCCCTTCGGCGCGTGAAACTCGTCGACATCGGGCTGAGGATGGCCGAGCGCCGCGACTGA
- a CDS encoding YbaK/EbsC family protein, with protein MSDGIDPLARVRDAAAARGLAIEIKERPAADSLAEAAELLGIPPAGIVKTLVVKRSDDTYLFALIPGDRAISWPKLRAVVGVNKLQLPDPARALAATGYERGTIVPIGSSHEWPIFADERIVGRRVAMGAGAHGYSLFADADALIATYSATVADISQAV; from the coding sequence ATGAGCGACGGCATCGACCCCCTGGCTCGCGTCCGCGACGCAGCTGCAGCCCGCGGACTGGCGATCGAGATAAAGGAGCGCCCCGCGGCGGACAGCCTCGCCGAGGCGGCCGAGCTGCTCGGCATCCCTCCCGCAGGAATCGTCAAGACGCTGGTGGTCAAACGCAGCGACGACACCTATCTGTTCGCCCTGATCCCCGGTGACCGGGCGATCTCCTGGCCGAAGCTGCGCGCGGTGGTGGGCGTGAACAAGCTGCAGCTGCCCGATCCTGCGCGGGCGCTCGCGGCCACCGGGTACGAGCGCGGAACGATCGTTCCCATCGGCAGTTCCCACGAATGGCCGATCTTCGCCGATGAGCGCATCGTCGGGCGGCGTGTCGCGATGGGCGCGGGTGCGCACGGCTACAGCCTCTTCGCCGACGCGGATGCCCTGATCGCCACCTACAGCGCAACGGTCGCGGACATCTCGCAGGCCGTCTGA
- a CDS encoding DNA helicase: MSVNRKRKKELRRLQVQANSLWESQQVLVGEAANIAREASRQLGHFGREQVVPSVQAGYGKYAAPYVDKGMQFSKNVLSDKVVPTAGAVVGSALSVWDAANDTRSRLASGRGFAMPDAATYAKKADKYGAQASKRMAQKLRVLDPPKRGIGAGGVVAIILGVAAAIGVVYAAWQTLRADDELWVADDPLRAPDA, from the coding sequence GTGAGCGTGAACCGCAAGCGCAAGAAGGAACTCCGCCGACTGCAGGTGCAGGCGAACAGTCTGTGGGAGTCGCAGCAGGTGCTCGTCGGCGAAGCGGCGAACATCGCGCGTGAGGCCAGCCGGCAGCTCGGCCACTTCGGTCGTGAGCAGGTCGTGCCCTCGGTGCAGGCCGGTTACGGAAAGTACGCAGCGCCCTATGTCGACAAGGGCATGCAGTTCTCCAAGAACGTGCTGAGCGACAAGGTCGTTCCGACTGCAGGAGCGGTGGTCGGATCCGCACTCTCGGTGTGGGACGCCGCCAACGACACCCGATCCCGCCTGGCCTCCGGTCGTGGGTTCGCGATGCCGGACGCCGCCACGTATGCGAAGAAGGCGGACAAGTACGGCGCGCAGGCATCGAAGCGCATGGCGCAGAAGCTCCGCGTGCTCGACCCGCCCAAGCGGGGCATCGGCGCCGGAGGCGTGGTCGCGATCATCCTCGGTGTCGCAGCGGCTATCGGCGTCGTGTATGCGGCCTGGCAGACGCTTCGGGCCGACGACGAGCTGTGGGTTGCCGACGACCCGCTGCGCGCACCGGACGCCTGA
- a CDS encoding peptidylprolyl isomerase — MPQHTAVATLHTNYGDIVVNLFGDHAPTTVANFVGLSDGSKEWTDPATGKPGTGPLYKDVVFHRIISGFMIQGGDPLGQGTGGPGYNFNDEINGELTFTAPYKLAMANAGLRRNAITGQPEGTNGSQFFITVPGQGGRGPEWLQGKHSIFGEVADDASKAVVDTISALPTAAGDRPLEPVVLQSVDVVSV; from the coding sequence ATGCCTCAGCACACAGCGGTAGCCACTTTGCACACCAACTACGGCGACATCGTCGTCAACCTCTTCGGAGACCACGCACCCACAACGGTCGCGAACTTCGTCGGTCTGTCGGACGGATCCAAGGAGTGGACCGACCCGGCGACGGGAAAGCCGGGCACGGGCCCGCTGTACAAGGACGTCGTCTTCCACCGGATCATCTCGGGTTTCATGATCCAGGGCGGCGACCCGCTCGGGCAGGGCACCGGCGGACCGGGTTACAACTTCAACGACGAGATCAACGGTGAGCTCACCTTCACCGCACCCTACAAGCTCGCGATGGCGAACGCCGGTCTGCGGCGCAATGCGATCACCGGCCAGCCCGAAGGCACGAACGGGTCGCAGTTCTTCATCACGGTCCCCGGCCAGGGCGGACGCGGACCGGAGTGGCTGCAGGGCAAGCACTCGATCTTCGGCGAGGTCGCCGACGACGCCTCCAAGGCCGTCGTCGACACGATCAGCGCGCTGCCTACGGCCGCCGGCGACCGACCGCTCGAGCCCGTCGTGCTCCAGTCCGTCGACGTCGTCTCCGTCTAG
- a CDS encoding rhomboid family intramembrane serine protease, which translates to MTSPDFAGNSDNYCYRHPDRQSFVLCQRCLRTVCPECQTQGAVGVVCPECMGEQQKTQTTAQRKAERRWSRPRAVTAAASRPLVTYGIVGVTLLVYLTQLIPGLAVQELLAFNSLFVAPAWNAAPFQPWRLFTVLLVHSGFFHVGLNMLAVWMIGRSLEPLLGRWRFLALYLLGGLGGSVGVALIAPGIWVVGASGAVFGLLGALLVIGRHIGANIRGIVLILGLNLVIGFVPGFQVAWQAHVGGLVVGALVGLIYARTRSVRQQALQVWLLAAVTVGLFALLLLPPLIYG; encoded by the coding sequence GTGACCTCGCCCGACTTCGCTGGCAACAGCGACAACTACTGTTACCGGCATCCCGACCGGCAGAGTTTCGTGCTGTGTCAGCGGTGTCTGCGCACGGTCTGCCCGGAGTGCCAGACGCAGGGCGCGGTCGGCGTGGTCTGTCCGGAGTGCATGGGCGAGCAGCAGAAGACCCAGACCACCGCGCAGCGCAAGGCCGAACGACGCTGGTCGCGCCCGCGGGCGGTCACCGCCGCCGCCTCGCGGCCGCTGGTGACCTACGGGATCGTCGGGGTCACTCTGCTGGTCTACCTGACCCAGCTCATCCCCGGCCTGGCCGTCCAGGAGCTGCTCGCCTTCAACAGCCTGTTCGTCGCACCGGCGTGGAATGCGGCCCCGTTCCAGCCGTGGCGCCTGTTCACGGTGCTGCTCGTCCACAGCGGGTTCTTCCACGTCGGGCTCAACATGCTCGCGGTATGGATGATCGGCCGCAGCCTCGAGCCCCTGCTCGGGCGCTGGCGATTCCTGGCGCTGTACCTACTGGGTGGCCTGGGCGGTTCGGTGGGCGTCGCGCTCATCGCCCCGGGTATCTGGGTGGTCGGAGCCTCCGGCGCGGTATTCGGCCTGCTCGGCGCCCTGCTGGTGATCGGTCGGCACATCGGCGCGAACATCCGGGGAATCGTCCTCATCCTGGGACTGAACCTCGTGATCGGATTCGTGCCCGGGTTCCAGGTCGCCTGGCAGGCGCACGTCGGTGGCCTCGTCGTCGGCGCTCTGGTCGGGCTGATCTACGCCCGAACGCGATCGGTACGACAGCAGGCTCTGCAGGTCTGGCTGCTGGCGGCCGTGACCGTCGGCCTCTTCGCCCTGCTGCTGCTGCCGCCGCTGATCTACGGGTGA
- a CDS encoding cell division protein CrgA, which produces MARPGKDDDSLVERTEGESAPNPVWFKPIMIGLMLVGLVWVLVFYLSGQQFPIPGVGAWNLVIGFGIAFVGFLMTTRWR; this is translated from the coding sequence ATGGCACGACCGGGCAAAGACGACGACTCCCTCGTGGAGCGCACCGAAGGCGAATCCGCACCCAATCCGGTGTGGTTCAAGCCGATCATGATCGGCCTCATGCTGGTCGGTCTCGTCTGGGTGCTCGTGTTCTACCTCAGCGGCCAGCAGTTCCCCATTCCCGGCGTCGGTGCCTGGAATCTCGTCATCGGATTCGGCATCGCCTTCGTCGGATTCCTGATGACCACGCGCTGGCGCTGA
- a CDS encoding class E sortase → MDEATNEGARDAPTRRDRRRNPQPRRRTSVMGVVGELFITAGVIALLYVSWQLWIGDIIIGAQFKDEAKSLSEEWASQEPADAAPTPQPTGQPTEPPAADPTTPTTVEAPILAEPAEGEIFGIMRIPRFGPDYYFNLAGGVSASVTLNPIGIGHYPGTAMPGQAGNFAVAGHRGSHGAPFQDLPGLRVNDAIVVETADGWYTYRYRNLEYVQPDQVEVLLPVPQVVDATATDSIITMTTCSPRYGFSERAIAYGVFESFTPRSAGAPASLTEGATA, encoded by the coding sequence GTGGACGAGGCAACGAACGAAGGCGCGCGCGACGCGCCGACCCGCCGCGATCGGCGCCGCAATCCGCAGCCTCGACGCCGCACCTCGGTCATGGGCGTCGTGGGCGAGCTGTTCATCACCGCTGGTGTGATCGCGCTGCTGTACGTCTCGTGGCAGCTGTGGATCGGGGACATCATCATCGGCGCCCAGTTCAAGGACGAAGCGAAATCGCTGTCCGAGGAGTGGGCCTCGCAGGAGCCGGCGGATGCCGCGCCGACGCCGCAGCCCACTGGGCAGCCCACCGAGCCCCCTGCCGCCGACCCCACCACGCCGACCACGGTGGAGGCGCCGATTCTGGCGGAGCCCGCGGAGGGCGAGATCTTCGGAATCATGCGGATCCCCCGATTCGGGCCCGACTACTACTTCAACCTGGCGGGCGGCGTGAGCGCCTCGGTCACGCTCAACCCGATCGGCATCGGCCACTACCCGGGGACGGCGATGCCCGGCCAGGCGGGGAACTTCGCTGTCGCCGGCCACCGGGGCAGCCATGGCGCCCCGTTCCAGGACCTGCCCGGACTGCGTGTGAATGACGCGATCGTGGTCGAAACCGCCGACGGCTGGTACACGTACCGGTACCGCAACCTCGAGTACGTGCAACCCGACCAGGTCGAGGTTCTGCTGCCGGTCCCGCAGGTGGTCGATGCGACGGCGACGGACAGCATCATCACGATGACCACCTGCAGCCCGCGCTACGGCTTCTCGGAGCGCGCGATCGCATACGGCGTGTTCGAGTCGTTCACCCCGCGCTCCGCCGGGGCACCGGCATCCCTCACGGAAGGAGCGACCGCCTGA
- a CDS encoding anthranilate synthase component II codes for MTAPILVVDNHDSFVHTLVGYVHELGADTDLVEADAIETDAAASVIANYRGVLVSPGPGTPARAGASIAVVRAAAEARIPLLGVCLGHQAIAEAYGATVAHAPELMHGMVSLVEHDDDPLYAGLPSPFTATRYHSLAIVPGTLPAELVVTSRTESGVIMGIAHRTAPIQGVQFHPEAVLTEGGHRLLGNWLESVGFAGASARGAALHPRR; via the coding sequence ATGACCGCACCGATCCTCGTCGTCGACAACCACGACAGCTTCGTGCACACCCTCGTCGGATATGTCCACGAGCTCGGCGCGGACACCGACCTCGTCGAGGCGGATGCGATCGAGACGGATGCCGCGGCATCCGTCATCGCGAATTACCGGGGCGTGCTCGTCTCACCCGGGCCGGGAACTCCCGCGCGCGCGGGCGCGTCGATCGCAGTGGTCCGCGCCGCCGCGGAGGCGCGGATTCCGCTGCTGGGCGTCTGCCTCGGTCATCAGGCGATCGCAGAGGCGTACGGTGCGACGGTCGCGCATGCACCCGAGCTGATGCACGGGATGGTCTCGCTCGTCGAGCACGACGACGATCCGCTCTACGCGGGTCTGCCGAGCCCGTTCACCGCCACCCGCTACCACTCGTTGGCCATCGTTCCGGGCACGCTGCCCGCCGAGCTGGTCGTCACCAGTCGGACCGAAAGTGGCGTCATCATGGGGATCGCGCACCGGACGGCGCCGATTCAGGGTGTTCAGTTCCACCCCGAGGCAGTACTCACCGAGGGCGGACACCGGCTACTGGGCAACTGGCTCGAGTCCGTCGGGTTCGCCGGCGCGTCCGCCCGAGGCGCCGCCCTGCACCCGCGCCGCTGA
- the pknB gene encoding Stk1 family PASTA domain-containing Ser/Thr kinase, with protein sequence MTTEPRVLSGRYRVDELIGRGGMATVYRGYDLTLGRQVAIKLLNRDLANDNAFRTRFRLEAQAASRMAHPTIVRVFDAGEDTETSPDGTVRPVPYIVMELVHGALLKDVISAGPVPVSEAVRYVDGILEALEYSHRAGVVHRDIKPGNVMVTDAGQVKVMDFGIARAVSDSSSTVAETTAILGTAAYFSPEQAKGEPVDARADVYSAGVVLYELVAGRPPFRGESPVAVAYQHVSEAPLPPSEVNETVPRTMDTVVLRALAKDPFQRYQDAAAFREALDATVGGKVPSKKAVGALTSELYGPNPRQAAETARSLRQLSTDTTMKRTQAGPPVAWIWASVAILAVLLISVLFWVLSIRPGTDVPSNARLVPDVAGMTYERASVEIGAEDLTSFRVDEPNSTVAVGNVIRTDPGAGESVSPGQEVRVFVSTGQATTTVPALEGLGQDAAASALATAGLTLGAVTPRNDPALGAGTVISSDQPAGAELPVGATVNVVAATGRVVINDVTGYTLEAATRELEGPESQLVVIPQEDPSCTAVSPPVVRTQSIAPGEAPIHSEVILAYCSGP encoded by the coding sequence GTGACAACTGAGCCGCGCGTGCTTTCGGGGCGCTACCGCGTCGACGAGCTGATCGGTCGCGGCGGCATGGCCACCGTGTACCGCGGGTACGACCTGACCCTGGGCCGGCAGGTTGCCATCAAGCTCCTGAACCGCGACCTTGCCAACGACAACGCGTTCCGCACGCGGTTCCGGTTGGAGGCGCAGGCCGCCTCGCGGATGGCCCACCCCACGATCGTGCGAGTCTTCGACGCCGGTGAAGACACCGAGACCAGCCCGGACGGCACGGTCCGGCCGGTGCCGTACATCGTCATGGAGCTGGTCCACGGCGCGCTCCTGAAGGACGTGATCAGCGCCGGTCCCGTCCCCGTTTCCGAGGCCGTGCGCTATGTGGACGGCATCCTCGAAGCCCTGGAGTACTCGCACCGCGCCGGTGTGGTGCACCGCGACATCAAGCCGGGCAACGTCATGGTCACCGACGCCGGCCAGGTCAAGGTGATGGATTTCGGCATCGCCCGCGCGGTGTCCGATTCGTCGTCGACGGTCGCCGAGACCACCGCGATCCTCGGCACCGCCGCCTACTTCTCACCCGAGCAGGCCAAGGGCGAACCGGTCGACGCGCGCGCGGACGTCTACTCGGCCGGCGTGGTCCTGTACGAACTCGTCGCCGGTCGCCCGCCGTTCCGCGGCGAATCACCCGTCGCGGTCGCCTACCAGCACGTCAGCGAAGCACCCCTGCCTCCGTCCGAGGTGAACGAGACGGTGCCGCGCACCATGGACACCGTCGTCCTGCGCGCACTCGCGAAGGATCCCTTCCAGCGCTACCAGGACGCCGCCGCGTTCCGCGAGGCCCTCGACGCGACGGTCGGCGGGAAGGTTCCCTCGAAGAAGGCGGTCGGGGCGCTTACGAGCGAGCTCTACGGCCCGAATCCTCGGCAGGCCGCCGAGACGGCGCGATCGCTTCGCCAGCTCAGCACCGACACCACCATGAAGCGCACGCAGGCGGGCCCGCCGGTGGCCTGGATCTGGGCGAGCGTGGCAATTCTCGCCGTGCTCCTGATCTCGGTGCTGTTCTGGGTCCTGTCCATCCGGCCTGGTACCGACGTGCCGTCGAATGCGCGTCTGGTCCCCGATGTCGCGGGAATGACCTATGAGCGGGCGAGCGTCGAGATCGGCGCGGAGGATCTGACGTCGTTCCGTGTCGACGAGCCCAACTCGACCGTTGCGGTGGGCAACGTCATCCGTACCGATCCGGGTGCCGGTGAATCGGTCAGCCCCGGTCAAGAAGTACGGGTGTTCGTGTCCACGGGCCAGGCGACCACGACGGTGCCGGCCCTCGAGGGGCTGGGTCAGGATGCCGCGGCCTCGGCACTCGCCACCGCGGGCCTGACGCTCGGCGCGGTCACACCCCGCAACGACCCTGCCCTCGGAGCCGGCACGGTCATCTCCTCCGATCAGCCGGCCGGCGCCGAACTTCCGGTCGGAGCGACGGTGAACGTCGTTGCGGCGACCGGGCGCGTCGTGATCAACGACGTCACCGGGTACACGCTCGAGGCGGCGACGCGCGAGCTGGAAGGCCCCGAGTCCCAGCTCGTCGTCATCCCGCAGGAAGATCCCTCGTGCACGGCCGTGTCCCCGCCGGTCGTCCGGACGCAGTCGATCGCACCGGGTGAGGCGCCGATCCACTCCGAAGTGATCCTCGCCTACTGCTCCGGTCCCTGA
- a CDS encoding serine/threonine-protein kinase: protein MRPTQGVTFGGRYELDSRIAIGGMGEVWEATDHVIGRTVAIKILKDEYMGDPGFLERFRAEARHAALVNHEGIASVFDYGEEAGSAFLVMELVPGEALSTIIERDGSLSTDKTLDIVAQTSAALQAAHAAGLVHRDIKPGNLLITPDGRVKITDFGIARIADQVPLTATGQVMGTVQYLSPEQASGHPASPATDTYSLGIVAYECLAGRRPFTGESQVAIAMAQINEQAPPLPPTVAVPVQNLVMAMIAKKPEDRPASAAVVARAATALRRGDVAAAAAAVPAIATGASAGDDMTQLLTSAGQTGAATRLLPAPDAPDEQREAKKRSPWTWPLIALIVLLLLVLGGTVWAFLANQQAPTPSPTSTSPTPTESSAPPTPVPTTSTIAVDALGLAGLDCSEAATKARDAGVDAVDCVGGDPAPTGNDVNKVYRVSPSGNIPPSQLLTLTFYVDQVALPAPAAPTMAGTVVAGDETQVSWSGYTCPSGTGTVSAYNFTAVHGTFSSTGQSTAAFGPNDRNGQLLADNSPGQTIIVTYTVTCSGGSAGQRESGPSGEANAQIQPSAPDPTPTP from the coding sequence ATGAGACCGACGCAGGGAGTGACCTTCGGCGGCCGCTACGAGCTTGACTCGCGGATCGCGATCGGCGGCATGGGCGAGGTGTGGGAGGCGACCGACCACGTGATCGGCCGCACCGTCGCCATCAAGATCCTCAAAGACGAGTACATGGGGGATCCCGGATTCCTCGAGCGCTTCCGCGCCGAAGCGCGCCACGCTGCGCTGGTGAACCATGAGGGCATCGCGAGCGTCTTCGACTACGGCGAGGAAGCCGGCAGCGCCTTCCTGGTGATGGAGCTCGTCCCCGGTGAGGCGCTCTCGACGATCATCGAGCGCGACGGCTCCCTCTCGACCGACAAGACGCTCGACATCGTCGCGCAGACCTCTGCAGCGCTTCAGGCGGCGCACGCCGCAGGGCTGGTCCACCGCGACATCAAGCCCGGCAACCTCCTGATCACCCCGGACGGCCGGGTCAAGATCACGGACTTCGGCATCGCACGCATCGCCGACCAGGTTCCGCTGACCGCCACAGGTCAGGTCATGGGAACCGTCCAGTACCTCTCTCCTGAGCAGGCGTCCGGTCATCCCGCGTCTCCCGCCACCGACACCTACTCGCTGGGCATCGTCGCCTACGAGTGCCTCGCGGGCCGGCGGCCCTTCACGGGCGAGTCGCAGGTGGCCATCGCGATGGCCCAGATCAACGAGCAGGCGCCACCGCTGCCGCCGACTGTGGCGGTGCCCGTGCAGAACCTCGTCATGGCCATGATCGCCAAGAAGCCCGAGGACCGACCCGCGTCCGCGGCGGTCGTCGCCCGTGCGGCCACCGCACTGCGGCGCGGCGATGTGGCGGCCGCGGCGGCCGCCGTGCCTGCGATCGCGACGGGTGCCTCCGCCGGCGACGACATGACCCAGCTGCTGACCTCTGCCGGGCAGACCGGTGCGGCGACGCGTCTGCTGCCCGCGCCGGATGCGCCGGACGAGCAGCGCGAGGCCAAGAAGCGCAGCCCGTGGACCTGGCCGCTGATCGCACTCATCGTGCTGCTGCTGCTGGTCCTCGGCGGCACGGTCTGGGCGTTCCTGGCCAATCAGCAAGCGCCGACACCGAGCCCCACCAGCACCTCTCCCACTCCGACCGAGTCCTCGGCGCCTCCGACACCGGTCCCGACCACCTCGACGATCGCGGTCGATGCCCTCGGCCTGGCGGGATTGGACTGCAGCGAGGCGGCGACGAAGGCGCGCGATGCGGGTGTGGATGCTGTCGACTGCGTCGGCGGGGACCCGGCTCCGACCGGGAACGACGTCAACAAGGTCTACCGCGTGAGCCCATCGGGCAACATCCCACCGTCGCAGCTGCTGACGCTGACGTTCTACGTCGATCAGGTGGCGCTGCCCGCTCCGGCCGCTCCGACGATGGCGGGAACGGTCGTGGCCGGCGACGAGACGCAGGTCTCGTGGTCGGGATACACCTGTCCGTCCGGAACGGGTACGGTCAGTGCCTACAACTTCACGGCCGTGCACGGGACGTTCTCGAGCACCGGTCAGTCCACGGCCGCGTTCGGTCCGAACGACCGCAACGGCCAGCTTCTGGCCGACAACAGCCCGGGCCAGACGATCATCGTGACGTACACCGTCACGTGCTCGGGCGGTTCGGCCGGTCAGCGCGAGTCGGGCCCGTCGGGCGAGGCGAACGCGCAGATCCAGCCGTCCGCGCCGGATCCCACCCCGACCCCGTAG